Below is a genomic region from Sulfurovum riftiae.
GAGTCATAATAACGCATCTTCGCATAAAAGAGCGGCGAGATCACCATCTTGTCATACGAGACGTTCTGTGTCGCCTCTTTGATCTTCTCCAGCTCTTCCCTGATATCAGAGGGGAACGGTTCGAGATCTTCAAGGTCCTCGACACTGTTGATACGCACAAGCTGTTCGATCCAGGGCAGTTCCGCCTGCATGATCTGCTCTACATGCATGGACTTGAGTACCTCAAGAGAGACCCCGTACTTCTCGTTCAACAAATGCGGGATACGGATATTGGCAATTTGCATGACCGGTGCGATGTCGATCTCTTTTAACAGCATGGTGGCTGCACTTGCCACCTCTTCGAAACTTCCGCCAAGGATCTCCGCACCGATCTGATACTGTTCTTTGGTCGGAAAGGTCACTGTCGGCTGAATATAGAACCACTTTTTGGACTCCGTACTTCTGCCCAGTCTTTTGGTAACGATACGCACGACATCGGCTGTGGAGTCTGCACGCAGTGTCACTTCATGGTTTGCTTCGTCATTGAGTCTTACCAGCAGTTTCTGGTTATCGAAGCACTCATGCTGATGATAGGAGAAGATCGGTGTGACGATCTCTTCATAGCCAAAGTTCTCAAGCATTTCGGCGGAGACGAATTCGATCTCACGTTTGAGTTTGGCGCTGGTTCCGAAATAGAGGCGGCTTCCGCTGGGTATCTCGTGTTCAAATATCATTATTTCTCTTCTTTTTTCAATAGGGATTTAAAATACTCTTCATTGAAGATACGGGATGCCGTACCGTCAAAGTCTCTTCTACCAAGCTTTGCAAGCGCCAGTTCCACGGCATTGACCACCGCCACCATTTCATACGGTTCAATGAGCCCCATCTGGTTGATACGGAAGATCTTCCCTTTGAGATGGTCCTGCCCGCCTGCCACATTCACACCGAAATCGGTCTTGAGGATGTTTCTGATCTCTGCCGCATCTGCATCATCTATGGTCGTCATGGAACGCGCCGGTGTCTGCGGGTAGGAGTGCAGTCCGAGTGCTTCAAGCGCAAAACGTGTCGACTTGGCACGGCGTGCCGTATCGCAGTAGAGTTTGCCCAGGCCGCCGTTGGCGTTGATCTGCTTGAGCACCGCACCCAGTCCGATGATCAGTGTCGTCGCTGCGGTATAGGCTGTCGTGTTCTGCTGCTGTTTTTTGATCTCGGAAGCAAGATTAAAGTAGTAACCTTTGCCTGTCCCGGTCTTTACAATGGCCGCTTTGCTGAGTCCGAGGATCGCAAGGCCAGGAGGCAGCATAAGGGCTTTCTGGCTCCCTGCGATCAGACAGTCGATATTGCTTACATCAATACGCTCCACGCCTACTGCCGTGATACCGTCTGCGATCACCATGATGTCCGGATTGATCTCTTTGACCGCTTTGGCGATCTCTTCTACCGGATGTCTCAAACCGCCTGCAGACTCGGAGACCTGAATAGCGATGGCATCGATGGCACTGTTTGCTTTCACTGCTTCGATAACTTCTTCGACAGATGCCGGTACATCCCACTCATGCTTTATCTCTACATTTTTCAAGCCGTGTGCCTGGGCGATCTTCCCGAAACGCTCACCGAATTTTCCTGAATTGATGTTAAGCAGTGTGTCGTGGCAGAGATTGGTGACCGCTGCCTCCATGGCACCGGTTCCTGTACTGG
It encodes:
- a CDS encoding pyridoxal-phosphate-dependent aminotransferase family protein, whose product is MLLFTPGPTPVPESVRLAMAEPTLHHRTPEFEAIFKETRELLFDLFATDEVVMLASTGTGAMEAAVTNLCHDTLLNINSGKFGERFGKIAQAHGLKNVEIKHEWDVPASVEEVIEAVKANSAIDAIAIQVSESAGGLRHPVEEIAKAVKEINPDIMVIADGITAVGVERIDVSNIDCLIAGSQKALMLPPGLAILGLSKAAIVKTGTGKGYYFNLASEIKKQQQNTTAYTAATTLIIGLGAVLKQINANGGLGKLYCDTARRAKSTRFALEALGLHSYPQTPARSMTTIDDADAAEIRNILKTDFGVNVAGGQDHLKGKIFRINQMGLIEPYEMVAVVNAVELALAKLGRRDFDGTASRIFNEEYFKSLLKKEEK
- a CDS encoding ATP phosphoribosyltransferase regulatory subunit, producing the protein MIFEHEIPSGSRLYFGTSAKLKREIEFVSAEMLENFGYEEIVTPIFSYHQHECFDNQKLLVRLNDEANHEVTLRADSTADVVRIVTKRLGRSTESKKWFYIQPTVTFPTKEQYQIGAEILGGSFEEVASAATMLLKEIDIAPVMQIANIRIPHLLNEKYGVSLEVLKSMHVEQIMQAELPWIEQLVRINSVEDLEDLEPFPSDIREELEKIKEATQNVSYDKMVISPLFYAKMRYYDSLTFRMFEGNALLAMGGIYSIDGVEAAGFALYTDECIVNKMNREAK